In Epinephelus lanceolatus isolate andai-2023 chromosome 7, ASM4190304v1, whole genome shotgun sequence, the genomic stretch TTActgtaataaccatattcctacagaAAACCTACTTCTTCAAGGGAAAGAAATGATATCTCCAAAAGTCTACTTTGTAAATTGTCTTCGATTTGGTTCAAAATTGTCTTGAAAATCATTCGTCCCAAAAATCATTTGTCCAGTCTTTGTCAGAGTGTCTACAGGTATTAGACACTTGAATTTAATATGACATTTACAAAAAGAAATGCTGTAATGATCTGAAGTGAAAGTTTTCTTAGCAGAGAATTTTTCTTGAATGTCATCCTTGTCCTCtcctaaaactgtttttttatattGCTATGCCAGTGCAGACACTTAGCATACGTGTGTTGAATGGCAAAGCATGCACTAGCTGACCGACCAATATTGTTATCAGGTGGTCTGTTTGCTTGTATTGTAGTGGCAGGGAAAGTTGCCAATGATTTGATAACGTTTCATTCAGTAGGTCCAGTCATTTTGGATGCGAGGGTATAGAAAACCCTTTTATAACATGACATATTTCATGACATATTGATTGTAACTGTCAACAGTGATATCTCAATTCGAgaattttattcattcatttacgaTACAACTGTGTGGTCAAAAGGATagtgttaaattattttacagCCCTGtgttagtcagtcagtcagtcagtcagtttgcATTTATTGAGAGTAACCTTGATGTCTGGCTTCAGATGGTATCTGTAATATTATCCATAGTCAAACTGCAGAGTGATAATAGACACGTTCAAGTCAGTATATGATGTATGGACCATGGTTATAGAAATAAGTTATATTGtcaaaacaaaagagagaatATCATGCAGAATATTGAAGTTACTGGGGAATAGTGCTGTGTTTGTAAAACCGTGTTACGCCTTTCGAATACCAGCAGTAGTGTGGTTTTATTTCCATGGGAAATTCATCTAATTTGACTTGGAAAATATGGATAGACCATAAAGACATTTTAGTGATGGGCACAATTTAATTACTGGAATCACTGGAAGAGATGGACACCTTTTCCAGGCATACAGATGTCTTGCGTGGTGACAAGTGGATTCTTTCCTACATCGAAGTGACATTGCTCAGCAGGCACCAAAGACTCTGATTTATATGCACATATCCGGCTACATTTGCCTGTCAAAGTACTTCTGCAGGATGCTAACCATAGGGAAATGTTGTTCCTCCAGCTGTGCTCTGGCCTTTTGTGGTCACTCATAATATAAACTTGTTCATACATGGCCAAAATACTACCCTAGTTACTGCTACTCTTAAGTGATGCCTCAGATGTTCTCACTTGGTGGCTCCTCATGCCtggctttctctctttcttactCATAACCTGCCTGTCGTCCTCAGCCTCTGTGGATGTGAAGCGCCTCATTGTCATAGCATGAAACAAAGGGATCCACAGTGGCCTCATTATGGACAAATCAGACCATGCAAAGCAGACCCCACCCTGATACTGAGGCCTAATGTGTAAAGCCTTTTGACTTTCCTCACCATTTCATTGTATTCTCTCCTCCGCATGCACAGATTGGTGTGGAGATAATTGAATTgcacagcctgtcactcaggcATTGTGAGACACTGTGGTTAAATTGTGTCTGCCACGTCAGCTGAGTTAGGCTTCCTGCGTACAGTGGAGGCTTTCCTTTTAACAAATGTTTAAAAGGTATACATGTGTGGCACACAACAGGGGATTGTCTGTGTCAGAAGCATTCTCACCCACTGGAAATACACCTATGGTTTAGGTGAGGGGTGGCATTTGTCTGACGATTTTCAGCTTAGAGTCATACCATCAGATTCCCAAATCTTGTCACCTCTCCAGTTAGACACTGTCATTGCCATTTTTGTGTAAGTGGCTGTTTTCTTCATCCTCTGATGTCTGTTTTCATCCGGTTTCGCACAGTCTTCATGATAGTCCCTCATCAACACGCCTACTTGCTGTAAATTCTACGGATAATAACCTGCTCCATTCACACATGGGCTCAGTCGGACATTACACAGACTTTGCACTAGGGAGCTGGCAGGATAAAGTCTGTTTGGCACCTGTTGTCCGAGCCAACTGATTAAGACATTTGTGTTCTCACATACAGCTCTCTTGGGTAATGTCTCGAAAATATCAGGTTTGCAGTAcgtgtgtgaaaggggcttatgtaggttccttccttcctttgcTTACGAAGGGGTATGAGGACAGGTATAAGGTCCTTATGCTAAAGTTACAGCCGTGTGTGTCTTTGAGATTACTTCTAGACCTCTTACAGcgacactgtgtctgtgtgctgtttttGCTCCAATGCTATATTGACATTAATAGGAAATGAATGCCTTGTTGTCCCTGTTATGAAACTGTACACCAATCGCTTGTTTACTGTCCTGCTTTTCCCTCCCGTCCGCCCCTGAGAATAATGGTCAAGCTGTGTGACCAAAGTTAATGCACTTTATTGTAAGAGCAATTTCTTACTTGAATACATAAAATGCATTGTATCTAAATTTGAACTGCTAACTACTAAAGGCCTGATGAAAGGGCAATACTgtatatttctgtctgtctgagtgtCACATGGTTGACCCTGCTGTGCCCTTTGTCAtcatgttttgcagctccaaaCTTAGCACATGAGCATTAAAAATAGATGAATTAAAACTTGATCCATGGCTCCTTTACACCAGCACTCTGTCACTGTTTGAACTGATATTGAAACCAAAAAaggcagatttaaaaaaaagtgaaactgtcCTTCGATACTATAGTTACTGTTACTTTATTAtaattgacatttttgttttttgtgtattttcttttctttaggcAAACTCGTGATTCTGTCCAAATGTAAAGATAATTTGGTTGAATAGACCAGTGGTTGCCAACCTCAGGAGGCAGACCCTTTTTGCTGTCCCAAGATCAACATTAGGAATTACAAGATGGTTAATGGAATTAATTTAGTAAGAACATATGCAGTGTTTCTGCTACACAAAATAGTCTTCCATAATACTGGATACATACACCCCTCATGGGCctctaaaatatttaatatgacACAATCTGAGAAAAAAAGGTCACTGTTTGGTTTAAGTGCTCCATATTTATGTCCACATCAAGGCTGTGAGCTGTGATGAGGGATTACAAGTATTTTACTATTTAATTTTAACAAGTCACAAACCTGTTGGGAATAACTGGCACAGACCAACAGGTCATAGTGTGTAAAGGTCTGTCCACACCAAGAATGATAACTATAACAATGTAAGCATCCACACTGATTAAAGATAGCCTATCAGTCAAGAAAGCTCACTCTGCcacaaaatctggggaccaaaacgtCACCAGATGTATACTGCGTAGCAGACCAACTGgcaaaaggggaaaaaaaaaaggcaaccgCTGGCCTTGAAGGACGACagaggggtctctgactgacGATTAGAATCTCtgactttcaaggggcagccctagatGATTTACAAGTTTTGTTGATACACAATGATATTTGAATTAACAATGACAATAGGAAGAGGTGTTTGTAAGGATAACTTGTGAGTTTTTAACCATGATCCTTGTTCAGTGATTTTTATGAATGACCTTCTTTCCCATCTCTGTGGAACTACAGAAGGACAAGCAGTTTACATCGCCTGCAAGGCAACGTCCCCCCTCCCCATCTTCTACCCTGGGACGCAACCGTTCACCATCCCCAGCACCCAACCCCGCCCCGAAGAGGACCCCATCCCCAACAGCATCCAAGTAAGACGACAACCATTTTCCAACAGCTCATGTGATTTAGTGATATTTCTctcaatttttttatttgacagtttGTATGTAGccttttattttgatttcattATAAAACACAAATGGAGACAATCATTCTTTGTTTCTGCAGGCAAAGTCCCAAGACACGCCCACCCTCACCGGGTGCAATGAAACAACGTCCCCCATCCCCTCAGCCTACGTCGGCTAAACCTCCACCTATCCAGAAACCAGCTCTCACTCCAACAGGACCTCCCATCTTGCGGAAGAGGGACTCCAAGCCCAAGGATCTGTGTCCTGTCCAGGCTGTGTCTCCACAGTCCTCTGAGTCCAGCAAGACCAAAGACAAAGATGGTGAGCAAATTCTCAGTGATAAGAATGCAGTCCAcaatataaatgttttattgtacTTCATAAAATTATATCTAACAATGCAGAAGGTCTTTCACAATagtataaaacattaaaaacaggtGCATATAAAGGCAGACCTCACAGCGTGGTCAGCTGACTGATTTTTAAATAGTCAGTTTCAATATTTGCAGAGGCTGATTGTTATTCTGGCAACCAGGATGTTTGCACTGGTGCATCGAGACATGCTGTCATATTCAGGGCAGGAAGTAAATGACACAGCTAGATAAGCTGAAACCTTTCTCATCTTAACTGCATAAATTTTAATGAAATCTGTAGCCATGCAGGTCCAAACCTATTTACACACCCAGAAAAAGATCAGTCATTGTTGTTGACATTTCACTGAGACACATCTTGTTCCACATAATCACCTATGAATAACTGGTGTTCCCTTTATCTGTTGCAAGTAAAGTTTGTTCCTACAGGAAGGCTTCCTGCTGGTCATCCTCCATTTAATCATTTTCTAAAGTAGAAATGTCAATCTTCATCTATTATCACATTTAAGTTGTATTCcgtattattttaaatattcaaattatatttaatttttcatttgctCATATCTAGCAAACTGTTATTGCTGATCCACTTAATTGCTAGGAGAGTAaagtttttttgcaatattattattattattgattaaatTGTCAGAAACATTGTTAAATTGTTCAGTgacaaaatattgttttttgcaAGTCACTATTAGCTTCAGCCTGTGGCActtgatttaaaggtccagtaatctctcaagacagattctgcaatctacattatagaagaggaggaggtaaatgaagattttttttttttttttttttttaactgatggatttccagattgaagGTCCAGaaacaccaaactgacttcagagaactagcagcaATGAAGGCCCCTGCTGCGTCACCTGACATTGCCATGTTTCAGCCAAAAGAGTTGCACTTGTAAAAGCAATTAAAAGGAGGAAATAAAACAGCAAGAGCTTGTAGATTCAAAAGAAATTGCGGAGGTGGGGGCTGTGCATTAATAAATTGTTGAATTTGCGGAAAACAAAAAATAgctttgattaaaaaatataaaaaaaatattaaagctgCAGAAAAGACATGAGAATATTAACAATATTATGATATTTATTGCACGGGAAATAGAATGAGTAAAAGCTCTTTGTTCCCTATGTTATCAGTGATGCTTACAGTAGCATCATGACTTTGAGCAGAAGATCATGTGATCACGGTTTAATACTGCCTCATAGAGCAGTCGGTTTAGTATTATCATCTGATTTAATAGACAGATCATGTACAGtaccaaagtgtgtgtgtgtgtgtgtgtgtgtgtgtgtgtgtgtgtgtgtgtgtgtgtgtgtgtgttgcaaactGACGTGGCAGCAGCTCAGTTTCCAATAAATCTCAGTGGAACAGGAGACCTATTAGATTCCAGCTGGAGTCACATCCTGTTACAGATCTGaggttgttgctgctgccaccTCTTGGAGACAAATATGCTCTGCAAGACAAAAGAGCTTAGTAATGGTTTATTACTCTGTTCAGCTGGGCAGAGACCATTTTCCAGTGTATCCATTTTAAAGATGTAACAACAAAATTGTGGTTGGTGGCACGGTTTTGGTACGCTCATTTATAATTAGCAGTGTATGTTTCTTGTGCTTCTAGAATGCCACCATGCTAtctaaaatcaaacactggggTGGCATTATGCCAGCATTGTTTGGATCTGTGTAAAAAAGCAAGGCCAGCATAATAAATGGTCTTTGTTACTGAAATATTAcagatctctgtgtaaaaagggctcaTGTCACAACCAacctcctccatcaccatcCTGGCTTGCTCCCTTCTCATCACTCATCCTCGAGTCACTGCATCCTGTGAAGGGCCAGATGCTGTGGCCTCGGGTCAGCACTACTCTGAGAAATGGGTGACAAGAAGTGCTTAATGCTTTCTCTATATTTGTCTTCCCACCTGCCAGACTCTAAAGCCTCGACGGGCACCAACTCAGCCGCTGAAGCAGCCAAGATCCTGGCAGAGAACCGCAGGCTGATGCGAGAGcagaaggaaagagaggagCAGCTCAGgatacagagagaggaagaggagaagtaAGACTTTTGGAATTTTTCAGTGAATCTCTTAaattgtgtgtgacagtgaagtAACATCAACAAAGCAGAAGACAAATAAGAAAGATCACTAGTTTGaacaacagcatttttttttacctaagaCTAAAAGTATTCATACTGTTGAAAGTGATGTCCTACATGTCCACTTTTAGCTAtgaactgcatttatttgtGAGTATGCTTTCAAGCCATTTGCTGCTGTTTCTTTACTCTCCCAGGGTGAGAAAGGAAGAGGAGATGCGTTTAGCAGAGGAGGCTCGACTGAAACGcctggaggaggaaaagatacttgcagaggagaggaaaattagagaggaggaagaggctcGCCTAGCAGAGGAGGAGCGGGTGAGAATGGCTGAAGAGGAGGCATTGAAGCAGGCTGAGCTCCAGAAGGAACGGGAGGAGGCTGAGGCCAGAGCCCTGGAGGAGGCAGAAAGAGTCCGTCAGGAGAGAGACCGCATCATGCAGCAGAACCAGCAGGAACGAATGGAGAGGAAGAAGGTATGCATAGACTGATGAAGAAGAGAATGTTTTGATAGACCAGAGTCTCCTCTGAGAGCCCTGACCACAATGGCAACATAGTATTTTAagtaatttaaaacaaatgctTTATTTTTCCATTGCAGAGGATTGAAGAGATAATGAAGAGAACCAGAAGAGGGGACCAAAATGACTTGAAGGTGAGCTCACATTCATTctccaccagacaatcagagatctccgccttctgatagtctggggacactcctttctaaagtgtgtttaacacacccgcgaaaacggccggcaacaaagcaccgcctcttgcatttttgaaaaggacatgcCTCCTCAGAagtgtgcgctcccccttttctcgtccgcaaggaaataaacacacagagagcttgaaaatggatgccaagagattaaactccgttttatcaaacgtgtgctcatccgtgaagaaaatattttttccagcggatgtcttagttgcaacattattgagctaactggagtaggttcatgtcgtatccgacaacgggaggcttttaacagatgacgtcctgatgttagctttgctgctaaacaaacaacaaggcgattccctctatagtccggccggacggatgagtcatggccttgtaaaagattatgtttgtttcttttagttggcgagaatgtgtcgctgcaaacgcgacaaacatccactaactctGACGGCGTTTCCTGCGAGCGCGACTGAGCCATTTTTTCCCGCTAcatgtgtttctagtgggactatgtttacaagcacaagagttcagcgagccaccgaaggaccgccctgcagatttactattggttctgcaacgtagggagtttttttaaactctgaaattgtatccgcccatctaaacccaaaatcagggagaaagtaaTCAGTCTTTAAGCAAAGCATCttaagactgacttgtgagtctaatgtCAACATGTTGTTTGTACCTCCTGCATAGAGAGAAGCAGGAGATGACGATAAacaggaggatggagaggaaggagaggacgGAGACGACCAGATAAACTATGAAACCCAGAGTAAGTGTTCTCATCCTCTGATGGCAGGTTCATGTTGTCAGAATGCATGAAGATTCATGCATCATGGCATTTTTGAATTTGTTATTTTATCACTGAGCGTGAAGGTGTGTCTTCCCCTCTGCGAGTTTGTTTGCATATACTTTacatcagtgttttgtttgtgtgaattTACATAGTGTAACATGACTTAGGACTTGTCTGATCCAATTCTACTTCTCTATTGACATCATAGGCCAGACAGATGACATCACCGTGGAGGATGACAAAGATGGATGTGATCTGTCCTGTGGTGAACCGATGGCAGAGCGCCATGAGCCCCTGGGCAGTGTGAACGGAAAACCAGAGACAGACGACAAGGagaataacaatggcataagcACAGATGAGACTCAGGCAGTAAGGTAAAGATCATAAACTCACAGAAACTGCTCAGAGTGGTGCTGACGATATTGTAATTGAAAATGGTATAAAGGCAAACAAGAGTCAAAATGTATTGGTTTCCCTCACACCAGCGGCCTCACATTAACTCAAGAAAAGCACCATTGTTGTCACatcagtttattgtttgttAAAATACCACACCCCTCCAGCTGCTTTAGGAAATAACATACTGATAACTgacttcaaaaaataaaactatacaTTTGTGACTGATTTTTAAGGATTTTCTTCTTCAGTAGTAAAGATTGGCTCGGAGCTGAGATAGACTAACACAATGAGTGTGTTTATAGACATTGATAACCCTTTGATGATCAGGTTTTTGGACTATCTATTGATATATTTGAGCATGTCATCACCATATTTAACTTTCAGAAACTAGGATAAGCCTTTATCCCATTTATGAGAACCCCGAATACGCTACCTGGAGTACTATAGGATAGGATGGAAAGTCTTTATTGTCAGCCTGATTCTGCCCATACGTTATACTTCTCTTTCATGGTGCGCACCGGGAGAATTTTGTTATGTCGCGGACATCATCATATTTTGTTGCACAGTGTGACTGACACTGTTACTGTCATTGCCATGGAGATAGTAGTTTTCAGTCTACACCAACTCTGGCCTGCATTCAGCAGGAAACAGCTGCTTCTGTGGACAGAGCTCCTTGGGAGCTGAGAGCACAACAGCTGGTCAAATtgccttcaccaggctgactgacagcagacatttactAAACCAAAATAGTTTTCAAGTCAGAACcatggaaaaaaatcaacagtgtTTGTAGTTATTGATTTTATTAATTATAACATATATACGGCTGAATATTTGTGTGAATTTAAACATCTCTCCGTGCTGATTACACTTCACTAAACGTGACAGAAATTCATTTGGGccttaaaaaaaacaggtctCTTATTACCATGGAGACCACTGAAGCCTTTCACCCAAGCataaatttaaaatgtcatgttGCTCTTTAATTTCTGTCAAGTGACACTCTTTAAAAGTGTAAAGTGCATTACCATAAATCAGCCATTACAATCTATGCGTACGTTTACTGTCTACCTGGTTCGCTGCTTCTTTTTTAGTGATGGGGAGAGTgcagctattggttgttgacaatgttcacGTCATTGAACTTCAttatttgcatgagccaagCCTAAAAACCTTGCAgtaaaattaaacatgtttgattttgttggagcaacaagacgggaaaatgACTGACTCAGTTTTTATTACCACATTGCACCAAACAATCAAGATCAGCAATCAGTTACCGGATTACTACAATTTCTCATGTATACAGGGAATATGAATAATCCAATTTCCCTCTGCCCATGTAAACCTCATATCCAGAATATGATCATAACCGAAAAAGTCTCAGGCTGGATATCTCTCCGTCATCATGTACTCAATTCTCAACCCTTCACTCTGTGACAAAGCTGTCTTTCATCTCCCAAAGCACGTTCCTAACAGCCTCCCACTTCCTCTCTCCCACTCAGTCCAGTCCCTAAGGGCCGCCTAGTTGAGGGCTCGGAGTTCCTGAATGACTCCGCCAAGGTGGGGTTGGTCTCAGGTCTCAACGGTAAATCCAACCAGTGGAGCTTTGAGGAACTCATTGACCTCAACGTCCACTCCAAGACTCGGCCCCTCATTGAGGCCGAGGACTGTAACCAGGTCCTGATCAACTGTGACGGGAGCTCAGATGCCTTCGAGGACAAGGGAACCCCCGTCACCCTGCATTCCTCCAATCAGCCCATAGAAGCCCTGTCAGGTGAGGAGTCACTTACACTTATTCATCTGTTTGGAAATATTGACACAGTCTTCTTAAAATATAACCCTATGTTCCTGTGTCTCCATAGAGATGTGATGCTGCAGCCGTCGCTGAGAAGCCTCTTACCGTTGCACTCGAAAAGTTCCTGTCCAGCTGAGCTCCTTAAAAAAGTTCTCTACCAGTTCCAAACagcttcctcctctttctcctcctcctcttccagaCGGAGGAGCACAAGGTGAAGCGGAGAGACCACCCCAAGTGCTACATTTGCACCCCACATTATGAGGaaacaaatatattaaaatcatatatatctaaagaaaaacaaaacgtaATGCTTCAGGGAAATTCCATTAGTCCTTCAACACACTCGCTTCAGGtctctttcctcttcctcttgtgTTTAGTTCTCCAGATTTGTTTTTCTATGTCATTGTCCAcatttgatgatgttttttaaGAGTTTGTCTTTGTCAGGGGTGCATTTGttgtaatttattaattttggcTCCTTTGTTATTGTAATTATTGTTATCATATGTTtagtctttttgttttctctcgtATGAGAATATTCCAGGACACATGCACATTCGGCTGTGTGAATTGAATATCGTCAGTTAAAGGAAGGAACATTAATACTTTCTGTTCTGTCGGGGGGGTTGGTGGGGATAGCATCCCAGGTTTCGCATGTGATTCATCTAAATTTACTTGACCGGCTGCTTTTCGCAGCATCCAGCAATATGGCCTTCCCATTTTCCCCCAACTTCTAATTCTTAAGTGTGACTCTGCTAAAGTGCTTGTGCTGAAGCTCATTCACGCACAGTTTAGTTCGTCATGTGCTTAACACTTGGGAGTAGATTCTGTATTCATACTCCACAGAGCTCTGTCCTCTCAGGCCCATACTCTCCCAAACTCTCTAACTGTGTGTTTCCTTCTCTGGCCACTAGAGGGCATCAGGAGCACAACTCCAACTGTTACATTTAAATCTGAAGAGTGTTGAGATTCATTCACAACACTAGTGAAATCACATGTTCAGTGAAGTTTCATTAGTTTGTTCATTTAGGGCTCATTAAGGTCTTGTTTATTTTACATATGTATATAGAATTTATGTTTACTAAcaatgtcattgttattttcattaGAATCTGAGTTGCATCCAGTTTTAGTCTCATCTCCACCAACTGCATTTGCACCACACAACTGTTTGAATAACCATAGCTGCGACATAGTGTCTTAACAGATTAAGTCCTTTAGTTTCATTACTGGCTGCGTCTGAGCttcttaaaggaaaacttcacccacaaaataatcatttgtgtatcagttgcTCACCTTGTCTGATGAATATTTTTTCTGGCATGCCTCAGGTGACTGACAAATCCAAAGCAGAGAAAATTCTCAATGAATTTAAGTCtaaggggtccatgtttaacaataTTATTCAGTGGTATGATTGGTGCTTCCCAAATGAAAAGGCTTTTCTAACGGGAACTGAataatgctctcttcaaagccaaactccattgacaaaaacagtaattttacctcgctgaacacaggagctgctggtctaccactaccTCTAtcagtttgttagtttgtgttattgtgtgacgtTGGCGTATTAACGGGTGAGTTTTGATTCACCAAAGtcctacaacacacacaacaaacacaaactaactgatcgaggcagcgatataccagcaactcctgtggtCAGTAATGTAAAATTACtggttttgtcaatggagtctggcaagAATTTCCTTCGTCTTTAAAATCTTCGTAGAGGAGGCTTGTGAGAAAAAAGTTCTCTCTGCGTATTCAACATGACGTGAGTTGAG encodes the following:
- the map7d3 gene encoding ensconsin isoform X7; amino-acid sequence: MAEGASTLKGLRAQMAAAAQAQAEERRSLSGNSPTGPTTNTSAKPQGSRPVIDGAALRIDDRLRVAKERREEAERQQALRDSQIMERERKAKMQVERQMEERQKKVEEQRKKEEQKRLAVEEKRKQKQEEEKEHYEAVMRRTLERSQRLEQRQKRWSWGGLSTDSDGRTGAKPRSSSCNRLPNNGNAAQASKEDGKKLQVEQTGRSVKKRSSSLTRVSVGRAQTPAKPDKGTTDDQARRPPAGTVDGGVLSRLLTPTQASLARSKSAAALSAEGTNAPECHLCPRSASASPLHPPRGPVRSRSIDRQKSSMTTSVSADGALDPSLKDKQFTSPARQRPPSPSSTLGRNRSPSPAPNPAPKRTPSPTASKQSPKTRPPSPGAMKQRPPSPQPTSAKPPPIQKPALTPTGPPILRKRDSKPKDLCPVQAVSPQSSESSKTKDKDDSKASTGTNSAAEAAKILAENRRLMREQKEREEQLRIQREEEEKVRKEEEMRLAEEARLKRLEEEKILAEERKIREEEEARLAEEERVRMAEEEALKQAELQKEREEAEARALEEAERVRQERDRIMQQNQQERMERKKRIEEIMKRTRRGDQNDLKREAGDDDKQEDGEEGEDGDDQINYETQSQTDDITVEDDKDGCDLSCGEPMAERHEPLGSVNGKPETDDKENNNGISTDETQAVSPVPKGRLVEGSEFLNDSAKVGLVSGLNGKSNQWSFEELIDLNVHSKTRPLIEAEDCNQVLINCDGSSDAFEDKGTPVTLHSSNQPIEALSEM
- the map7d3 gene encoding MAP7 domain-containing protein 2 isoform X14 → MAEGASTLKGLRAQMAAAAQAQAEERRSLSGNSPTGPTTNTSAKPQGSRPVIDGAALRIDDRLRVAKERREEAERQQALRDSQIMERERKAKMQVERQMEERQKKVEEQRKKEEQKRLAVEEKRKQKQEEEKEHYEAVMRRTLERSQRLEQRQKRWSWGGLSTDSDGRTVDKRSTSTMNLKQPSEAGISKRLSSSSATLIKSPDKKCHLCPRSASASPLHPPRGPVRSRSIDRQKSSMTTSVSADGALDPSLKDKQFTSPARQRPPSPSSTLGRNRSPSPAPNPAPKRTPSPTASKQSPKTRPPSPGAMKQRPPSPQPTSAKPPPIQKPALTPTGPPILRKRDSKPKDLCPVQAVSPQSSESSKTKDKDDSKASTGTNSAAEAAKILAENRRLMREQKEREEQLRIQREEEEKVRKEEEMRLAEEARLKRLEEEKILAEERKIREEEEARLAEEERVRMAEEEALKQAELQKEREEAEARALEEAERVRQERDRIMQQNQQERMERKKRIEEIMKRTRRGDQNDLKREAGDDDKQEDGEEGEDGDDQINYETQSQTDDITVEDDKDGCDLSCGEPMAERHEPLGSVNGKPETDDKENNNGISTDETQAVSPVPKGRLVEGSEFLNDSAKVGLVSGLNGKSNQWSFEELIDLNVHSKTRPLIEAEDCNQVLINCDGSSDAFEDKGTPVTLHSSNQPIEALSEM
- the map7d3 gene encoding ensconsin isoform X13 → MAEGASTLKGLRAQMAAAAQAQAEERRSLSGNSPTGPTTNTSAKPQGSRPVIDGAALRIDDRLRVAKERREEAERQQALRDSQIMERERKAKMQVERQMEERQKKVEEQRKKEEQKRLAVEEKRKQKQEEEKEHYEAVMRRTLERSQRLEQRQKRWSWGGLSTDSDGRTARRPPAGTVDGGVLSRLLTPTQASLARSKSAAALSAEGTNAPECHLCPRSASASPLHPPRGPVRSRSIDRQKSSMTTSVSADGALDPSLKDKQFTSPARQRPPSPSSTLGRNRSPSPAPNPAPKRTPSPTASKQSPKTRPPSPGAMKQRPPSPQPTSAKPPPIQKPALTPTGPPILRKRDSKPKDLCPVQAVSPQSSESSKTKDKDDSKASTGTNSAAEAAKILAENRRLMREQKEREEQLRIQREEEEKVRKEEEMRLAEEARLKRLEEEKILAEERKIREEEEARLAEEERVRMAEEEALKQAELQKEREEAEARALEEAERVRQERDRIMQQNQQERMERKKRIEEIMKRTRRGDQNDLKREAGDDDKQEDGEEGEDGDDQINYETQSQTDDITVEDDKDGCDLSCGEPMAERHEPLGSVNGKPETDDKENNNGISTDETQAVSPVPKGRLVEGSEFLNDSAKVGLVSGLNGKSNQWSFEELIDLNVHSKTRPLIEAEDCNQVLINCDGSSDAFEDKGTPVTLHSSNQPIEALSEM
- the map7d3 gene encoding uncharacterized protein map7d3 isoform X3 translates to MAEGASTLKGLRAQMAAAAQAQAEERRSLSGNSPTGPTTNTSAKPQGSRPVIDGAALRIDDRLRVAKERREEAERQQALRDSQIMERERKAKMQVERQMEERQKKVEEQRKKEEQKRLAVEEKRKQKQEEEKEHYEAVMRRTLERSQRLEQRQKRWSWGGLSTDSDGRTVDKRSTSTMNLKQPSEAGISKRLSSSSATLIKSPDKSAKPRSSSCNRLPNNGNAAQASKEDGKKLQVEQTGRSVKKRSSSLTRVSVGRAQTPAKPDKGTTDDQARRPPAGTVDGGVLSRLLTPTQASLARSKSAAALSAEGTNAPECHLCPRSASASPLHPPRGPVRSRSIDRQKSSMTTSVSADGALDPSLKDKQFTSPARQRPPSPSSTLGRNRSPSPAPNPAPKRTPSPTASKQSPKTRPPSPGAMKQRPPSPQPTSAKPPPIQKPALTPTGPPILRKRDSKPKDLCPVQAVSPQSSESSKTKDKDDSKASTGTNSAAEAAKILAENRRLMREQKEREEQLRIQREEEEKVRKEEEMRLAEEARLKRLEEEKILAEERKIREEEEARLAEEERVRMAEEEALKQAELQKEREEAEARALEEAERVRQERDRIMQQNQQERMERKKRIEEIMKRTRRGDQNDLKREAGDDDKQEDGEEGEDGDDQINYETQSQTDDITVEDDKDGCDLSCGEPMAERHEPLGSVNGKPETDDKENNNGISTDETQAVSPVPKGRLVEGSEFLNDSAKVGLVSGLNGKSNQWSFEELIDLNVHSKTRPLIEAEDCNQVLINCDGSSDAFEDKGTPVTLHSSNQPIEALSEM
- the map7d3 gene encoding MAP7 domain-containing protein 2 isoform X12 gives rise to the protein MAEGASTLKGLRAQMAAAAQAQAEERRSLSGNSPTGPTTNTSAKPQGSRPVIDGAALRIDDRLRVAKERREEAERQQALRDSQIMERERKAKMQVERQMEERQKKVEEQRKKEEQKRLAVEEKRKQKQEEEKEHYEAVMRRTLERSQRLEQRQKRWSWGGLSTDSDGRTGDSDASASSPVTIVISPASPEKPPRSRQVDKRSTSTMNLKQPSEAGISKRLSSSSATLIKSPDKKCHLCPRSASASPLHPPRGPVRSRSIDRQKSSMTTSVSADGALDPSLKDKQFTSPARQRPPSPSSTLGRNRSPSPAPNPAPKRTPSPTASKQSPKTRPPSPGAMKQRPPSPQPTSAKPPPIQKPALTPTGPPILRKRDSKPKDLCPVQAVSPQSSESSKTKDKDDSKASTGTNSAAEAAKILAENRRLMREQKEREEQLRIQREEEEKVRKEEEMRLAEEARLKRLEEEKILAEERKIREEEEARLAEEERVRMAEEEALKQAELQKEREEAEARALEEAERVRQERDRIMQQNQQERMERKKRIEEIMKRTRRGDQNDLKREAGDDDKQEDGEEGEDGDDQINYETQSQTDDITVEDDKDGCDLSCGEPMAERHEPLGSVNGKPETDDKENNNGISTDETQAVSPVPKGRLVEGSEFLNDSAKVGLVSGLNGKSNQWSFEELIDLNVHSKTRPLIEAEDCNQVLINCDGSSDAFEDKGTPVTLHSSNQPIEALSEM